CCGCAAACCCTGCCATCGGACCCCCGACGGGCAATATCCACTCTCTCGCCTCATCTGGGTCGACTACAACTCCTCGGCCATCATCCCCCAGCATCTCTTCCAGGCAATGACTCCGTCTTCCCCTCAACCCTTTCCCCCTCCACCCCCAGGGGGGGCGGTGTGCCTTTCTTCCCCTCCATCTCGCTCCAGATATCTGCGCGCTACCGAATCCGAAACCGACTTCGCCTACGTCCTCGCCCTCCTCAGACGCGGGTACTCCGAACACGCCATCCGCTCCCTCCTCATCGAGCAACGGACCTCCTGGGATCATCACCAGGGCGAACGGAGAAAAAATGCCTATATCAATAGAACCATCGCCAAGGCCAAGGCCATCATCCAAAATCCCTCTGGCCAGATTACCCCGAAAATCACCACCAATCGTCCAGGATAATCAGAAAAAAAACGTCAGATTATTGTGAAAGACGACAACCGACAGCAAAATACACTGCCACCTCCTCACCTGCGTCATCGCGCTTTCCTCCCTTCGCCTGCTTGAACTCAAGCTGGGCGGACCAGAGAGCGCCAAGACCATCATGGAAAAGATGACAGCCCTCAACTGTGTTCTCACTTGGCATCAGGGCAGAAAAGCACCATCTGTCCAGATTGAGGAACCCAATGAGATCCAGGCCAAAGTGCTGGCCGCCTTTGGATATGAACAATAGCTGACGGTTAGTTTCTACAACTCCGAGACTCAATTGTCTTTTAATTACAGGATATTGGAACTTCCTTCAACTTCAAACTCTGAAAGTCCTGTCTGAGGCCCAGAAAGGGGGCAACGATGGCGAAGCGACGGAGATTCACCTAGCAATTCAAGGCCAAGGTGGCGCTGGAGGCGATCAAGGGGCAACAGCCGATTCACGAGCTGGCGAAAGAATTTGATGTCCATCCGAACCAGATCGGGCAGTGGAAAAAGCAGCTGTTGGAAAGTGCCTCGCAGCTTTTTGATCGTGGTCAGGACGCAGATACAGCCGCCCAGGCGGCTGAATTGGACCGGGCGTATCGGCAGGTCGGACGCCTTCACGTCGAAGTGGATTTTTTGAAAAAAAAGTCGGTCACCTGGACTGACGGTTGCGGCTAAGCGGTCTATGGTTGAACAGGATCATCCGGACTTGAGCATCCGCCTGCAGTGCGGTCTGTTGAAACTGCACCGATCCAGCTACTATCGCGGCCCAAGGGGTGAGAGCGAGGAGAATCTCAAGCTGATGCGGTTGATTGAAGAAGAATATCTCCGGCACCCGTTTTTCGGAACCCGTAAAATCGGGGATCATCTCCTACAGTTTGGGCATGGGGTCAACAGGAAGCGGGTTCGACGTCTGATGCAGCTAATGGGGCTTAAGTCCATCGCATACTTGGGGTTTACCTCACAGCTGCACCCACGCCGCTGAAAACGTGAGAATCCCCGAGATCGACGCATTCCTCACCGAGATCGCCACAGTCTGCGAGAAGCACGGCCTGGTGCTCGCCCACGAGGATCTCGATGGGGACTTCCTGGTCGAGGACTATACACCCGATGCGCTCGAGTGGATCCTTCGCGCCAATGAGAACTTCCCCGGCCGGCTGAAGGAGATGGAGATTTAGTGGCCGGGCAAAGCACACGCCACCGGCCATTCGTGAAAACCAGAGGGCGCGACTGCTCTGTGCTTCTCAAACGGATCCCCTGCCCTCTCCCCTAGCAGCGTGTTGGTATCCGCATTTGAAAGGCCCTGTTAAACCTCTCACTCGGAGACCCGTTATTTAGCGCAACAGGAAGAACTCTTGATGTCCTCGGCGAGCAGCTGACGCCAGTCGCCCAAAGCATCATGGGTCCAGCAGTCATCCCCGCCGGCAGCTTCCCTAAAAGTCAACGCCATGATGTAGGCCAATTCCTGGACCGTTGCCCCTGCCTCAAGCGCCCCCATAAAATGCTTCAACAAACACGGCTTTGATCTGGCCTTGATTGCCAGAGCAAAACAAATGAACTGGTAGGTCTTTTCGTCTATAAGGCGCTTCTCCTTGTAAAGCGCATCGATCTTGTCCAGCGCATCCGCAAATTCCGGGAACCATTCCGCCAACAATCGCTCTCCAGCCATCCAAACCCCTCCTCTCGTTTGATCGTAAGATCGTCATCCCTCAGCCGCGCCCTATCGCGGGCCAAATTTGTTCTCTCAGAGCACGATAAACGGACTTCCTATGAAATAAACCCCCAAACACCCGATCAAAACGCCGGCACCCCTCCGAAACCATATCCCTGCCCCTTGCCGAACACTACTTTCAATCAACCTTCTGGCAGCGGCCGTCGAACTTCCCGCCACCAGGATCGGAAGGCAATGCCCGAGTGCAAAGAGGAAAATGAAAAAGACGCCTGTGCTGATGGCCTCCTGGACCGTGATAATCGCCAGGATCGGCGCAATGAACCCGAAAGTACACGACCCGGACAAAACGCCGTAAGCTAACCCTAAGCCAAATGCCCCTCCCAAGCCCGAAAAGTTGAGCCGCTGGAGCCATCGCCCTGAAAACGTGCACCGTTCCACTCCCAGCATGCCGAGTGCTACCCAGACCAGGACGAGCCCCACCAGGATCTGCCAGTAATTCCCAATGTCTCCGAGCATCCGGCCGAGCCAGGCGCACAGCACGCCCACCAGTGCGATACTGGTGAACAGCCCCACGCTGAAGCTTCCGGAGAAGTACACGCCATCCCTCGGCTGCAGCACCCGCCGCTGACCGCCGACATAGGCGATGATCAAGGGTATGGAAGCCAGGTGACACGGGCTGAAAAGAACGCTGACCATGCCCCACAGAAAACACCCGAGCCCGCCAATGAGCACGCCTCCGCTCATCCATTGGTTAATGGTGAGAAAGATCTCCTCGAACATCTGCGTTTCCCCGCGCGCGGAGTTCTCCGCCCATTTAATGTACGCCCATCTTCTTCAGCTGAGCGACGATATCCGCCTCGGCCATAAAGCCCGTGTGCCGGTAAACTTCTTTTCCGTCCTCGTCAAAAAAGATCTGGGTCGGGATGGCCCGGATGCCGAAGCGTTTGGCAGGTGCCTGATCCTTCCAGACATCGAGGAAAACAATTGCGGCCCTTCCCCGGTAGGCTTCTTCCACACGTTTCAGAATGGGCGCCATCATCTTGCATGGTATGCACTTATCGGCTCCGAGATCCACCATGGTCACCATGCCCTCCACCGGCACCTTCTTGGAGGAAGATGCAGAAGCGTGGAACCGGGCGCTGGAACCCATCAGAACCGCCACTGCGAAAAACACGACCAGACCGACCTTGGCGTGAATCCCGTTCATGTTCATAACCCCCTTTGATCCATCCCGCTCAAGCGGATGCGATTTTCCCTCTGGAATCCCCGTCACAAGGTGTCCCGATCCTGCCTCCCCGGCTTGTTCAGGGCACCGGGCGTCATGGGTCATTCCCTGATCATTCACGTTCGGCCTTCTCAATGAGCGCCCGCAGCTTCACTCGCGGGAGCGCCGCGCCTACTGCAACAACACGCCCGTTGATGACAAGGGCCGGCATGCCCATGACGCCATAGCTCCCAATCTCCTTGATATCTCTGACATGCCGAAGACTGGCGGAAAGATCGAATTCTGTCAGTACAGCCATGACTTCCCTCTCCATTTGATCGCACTGGGCGCAGCCAGGGCCAGGACCGCTATGTCCAGTTCTTGGCCACCGGGCTCGTCTTCATGAGGCAAGCCGCAATACTTTCTGTATTCGCGGAAAAACGCCTGCGCATAATCCCCCCGGGCCTTGGCAGGAATATAATTCTTCCTGCCCAGCCTCTGCATGAGTGCGGCCCTGATTTCCTCCTCCGACCCGTTACGAATTGCCCGCGCATTTCCACGAGGGCCGCCTCCAAGCCGATGGTGCCCACAGGTTGCCCCTTCACCCTGATCTGAAAAATGTTGTTCTCATCCATCACTGTGCTCCATTGCCACTCCTCCTCGCCACCTTCACAAGCTCCTAGACCTGTACTCAGAGTCGAAAGCCTCCTCTCCAAGCGCTGCGCAAGGATCATTGGAAGATTTCTGTATACGCATTTATGAATATAGCACTCGCTGGCTTCTGTCAATATCCGTGGTCATTCCCGTCACCAATCAGCATGCCTTCAATCCTTAAAGAGCACGACTCCCATCCTTTTCGAGCGCATCATGAAGACTGAGGGATGCAGCTGAAAAGATGGACCTGGGTGCCAAACCAACGATCGGCCATCCGGGAAGACCGATCATGCGCCGAATTCAGGCTAGCAGGCTATTGAAGGGGTTTTTTCAACACGCTGCTAAGACCGTCCAGATCGCACAAGAATCGACGCACGGATTTTTTTGTTTGACAGCGCTCTGAGGAAAGAATATATCTATAAATAGCGATATGGCGATGCAATGAAGGATTTCATCAGAGTCGTCAAGGCCCTTTCCGAACCGGGTGAAAATCATCAAGATCCTGCAGCGGCGCGTGCTGTGCGTCTGTGAAATCCAGGCGGCACTGGGACTTGCCCAATCCACCACGAGCAAGCATCTTAAAATCCTCGAGGATACAGGTCTGATCAACTACACGAAAGACGGGCTGTGGGTCAATTATGAACTGGAGAAAACCCCTTCAAATCCGTATGCGGCCATCCTGCTCAAGCAGGTCTGCGACTGGATGGAGGACGAAGCCGATGTCTCGGAGTTGGTCGCCCGCCTACCCCGCATCCGCCGGGAGGACATCTGTGGAAACTGATTTTTTTTGCGTTATTACGGGGAGCATCGTTCCTTTCCATTTCTACCATGTTATGGCTAGTAACTTTCGGCGAAAGGTCCCCCACCGGTAATGGAAACATTTGATACCCCCAGTAATAACGTATCATGACACGGCCAACGGCCCGTCAGCGCCGCCGCCGTGACGCCTCTTCCTGGTTCAACACGCTGAAAAGGAGTTGAGAATGAAGGAACGTACTAAACTCCTGCTGATCGCCGCGATCTTCCTGGCGGCCTACTATGTGCCCTGGGCCCATCCCACGATTCGACAATCCGGACTCGAGGCCTTCATGAAGCTGCAGGAATACGCCCGCGAACACGTGCTGACCTGCCTGATCCCCGCTTTCTTCATTGCCGGCGCCATCACGGTGTTGGTCTCGCAGGCCTCCGTGCTCAAATACTTCGGCGCACAGGCAAGCAAAATCCTCTCCTACTCGGTGGCCTCCGTCTCGGGAACCATCCTGGCGGTGTGCTCCTGCACGGTCCTGCCGCTGTTTGCCGGCATCTACACGCGGGGCGCGGGGATCGGGCCTGCGACGGCGTTTCTCTACTTCGGACCGGCCATCAACGTGCTCGCCATTACCCTGACCGCGAAAATCCTCGGCTGGCAACTCGGCCTGGCCCGGGCCGTGGGAGCCGTGATTTTCGCGGTGGTGACAGGCCTGCTGATGGCCATCATCTTAAAAAAGGATGACGCCGCGCGCACCACCGGCCAGATCTACGTGCCAGAGGCCGAAGGAAATGAACGGACTCTTTTTCAGGACACCCTGTACATTGGGACCATGGTGCTGATCCTGGTCTTCGCCGCTTTCGCCAAGCCGGATCCCGGCTCGACCGGGATCTGGCCCACTGTTTTCGCCGCCAAGTGGCACATCACCATCGGGCTGCTGATTTTACTGGGGCTCATGCTCAAGGCCTGGTTCACCAAAGAGGAGTACAAGTGCTGGCTGGAAGCCACCTGGGGCTTCATGAAATAGATCTTTCCCCTCCTTGCAGGGGAGTTCTCGTGGCCGGCTTCATGCTGGGCCGTCCCGGCCATGCCGCCCTGATTCCCGAGCAGTGGATCCAGTCGCTGCTGGGCGGGAACTCCCTCGGGGCCAACCTGATCGCCTCGGTGGCCGGAGCGTTGATGTACTTTGCCACGCTCACCGAGGTCCCCATCCTGCAGGGCCTCCTCGGGGCCGGGATGGGCCAGGGGCCGGCTCTACCCCTGTTGCTGGCCGGACCGGCGCTTTCCCTTCCCAACATGCTCGTGATCGGAAGCGTGATGGGGGTCAAGAAGACAGCCGTCTTCTGTGCGATCATCGTGGTGATGTCCACCTTCGCCGGGATGATCTATGGTGCGTGGTTTGCGTGATCCCTCCAGAGCAGCCGTTGGAGATTTGTTCGCGTCAGTTCGACACCGGCAGAAACGTGCCGGCTTTCGAAACATCGAAGGAATACAGAAAAGAGAAAGAAGATATGGACATCAAAGTGCTGGGTCCTGGCTGCCCCAAATGCCAGCAGACAGAAAAGGTCGTCAAGAAGGTGGTCGCCGAAACCGGCTTGGACGCCACCGTGGAGAAGGTCACTGATACCATGAAAATAGCGGGCTACGGCGTTTTCCTTACGCCAGCGGTGGTGGTCGACGGCGAGGTGAAAAGTGTGGGCAAGGTCCCTTCCAAGGACGACGTCAAGAAGTGGGTCTCCAGATAGCAGGCATCATGGAGGATTTTTCATGCCGAAATGCAAAGATGATGAAATCCGTGATCTCGTAAGGGAAAAATATGGTGCGGTTGCGGAAGGCAAAGAGGGGCTGGGAGGCTCCGCCTGCTGCGGCAACACGCCGACCATGACAGAGATTCAAGCGAGGGGGAAGTTTCTGGATTACCGGGAGGAGGATCTTCTGCTTGCGCCCGGGACAGCCAACTTGGGGCTCGGCTGCGGCAACCCCATCGGCATGGCGGGGTTGATGGCGGGGGAGGCGGTGGTTGATCTCGGGAGCGGCGCGGGCTTCGATGCCTTTCTGGCCTCCAGGCAGGTGGGTCACTCAGGACACGTGATCGGCCTGGACATGACCGCGGAAATGGTTCAGAAAGCCAAAGAAAACGCCGAGAAACTGGGGGTTCGGAACGTCGATTTCCGCCTCGGAAAGATCGAGGCCCTTCCGGTCGAAGACAACACCGTTGACGTGGTCATCTCCAACTGCGTCATCAATCTCTCTCCGGATAAGGGAAAGGTTTTCAGCGAGATCCACCGGGTGCTGAAGCCCGGAGGGCGCATAGTGATTTCCGACGTGCTCCGCTCCGGGGAGATCCCGGACTCCCTTCGGGACAACCCCGCCGCCTACACCGGGTGAGTGGCCGGGGCCATTTCACCCGGGGAGGTGGAAAAAATCCTTTGGAACGTGGGTTTCAAGGATATCAGGATCCACGAAAAAGAGCAGAGCCAAGAGATCATCCGTGGCTGGAATGTTGCGGAGGGGGCTGAGAAGGTCGTCTTTTCAGCCTACATCCTGGCGGTCAAGCCTTTCTCCGAACCGGGAGTGTGACTGGAAATCCGGGCATGACTTGAATCAGCCGGCCATCGAAGCCAGCCAAGACTGGTTCTGCAGCATGTTCCATACGCCCTTAATCGGCGACAACTATCCGGTTTTATTCAGTCAATCGGAGACGCCCTGTCATGGTGGCCGCCAACGGCTGCCTGGCATGCTGGCCAGACTCATC
The DNA window shown above is from Desulfatiglans anilini DSM 4660 and carries:
- a CDS encoding IS3 family transposase; its protein translation is MVEQDHPDLSIRLQCGLLKLHRSSYYRGPRGESEENLKLMRLIEEEYLRHPFFGTRKIGDHLLQFGHGVNRKRVRRLMQLMGLKSIAYLGFTSQLHPRR
- a CDS encoding carboxymuconolactone decarboxylase family protein; amino-acid sequence: MAGERLLAEWFPEFADALDKIDALYKEKRLIDEKTYQFICFALAIKARSKPCLLKHFMGALEAGATVQELAYIMALTFREAAGGDDCWTHDALGDWRQLLAEDIKSSSCCAK
- a CDS encoding cytochrome c biogenesis CcdA family protein, with translation MFEEIFLTINQWMSGGVLIGGLGCFLWGMVSVLFSPCHLASIPLIIAYVGGQRRVLQPRDGVYFSGSFSVGLFTSIALVGVLCAWLGRMLGDIGNYWQILVGLVLVWVALGMLGVERCTFSGRWLQRLNFSGLGGAFGLGLAYGVLSGSCTFGFIAPILAIITVQEAISTGVFFIFLFALGHCLPILVAGSSTAAARRLIESSVRQGAGIWFRRGAGVLIGCLGVYFIGSPFIVL
- a CDS encoding thioredoxin family protein — protein: MNGIHAKVGLVVFFAVAVLMGSSARFHASASSSKKVPVEGMVTMVDLGADKCIPCKMMAPILKRVEEAYRGRAAIVFLDVWKDQAPAKRFGIRAIPTQIFFDEDGKEVYRHTGFMAEADIVAQLKKMGVH
- a CDS encoding ArsR/SmtB family transcription factor, yielding MKIIKILQRRVLCVCEIQAALGLAQSTTSKHLKILEDTGLINYTKDGLWVNYELEKTPSNPYAAILLKQVCDWMEDEADVSELVARLPRIRREDICGN
- a CDS encoding thioredoxin family protein produces the protein MDIKVLGPGCPKCQQTEKVVKKVVAETGLDATVEKVTDTMKIAGYGVFLTPAVVVDGEVKSVGKVPSKDDVKKWVSR
- the arsM gene encoding arsenite methyltransferase; protein product: MPKCKDDEIRDLVREKYGAVAEGKEGLGGSACCGNTPTMTEIQARGKFLDYREEDLLLAPGTANLGLGCGNPIGMAGLMAGEAVVDLGSGAGFDAFLASRQVGHSGHVIGLDMTAEMVQKAKENAEKLGVRNVDFRLGKIEALPVEDNTVDVVISNCVINLSPDKGKVFSEIHRVLKPGGRIVISDVLRSGEIPDSLRDNPAAYTG